In one Balaenoptera acutorostrata chromosome 5, mBalAcu1.1, whole genome shotgun sequence genomic region, the following are encoded:
- the CPZ gene encoding carboxypeptidase Z isoform X1 encodes MRTPPPPLLFAMLVLAAARPWCEPNTDAAGGCPGRAAADSATCVDLQLQTCSDASYNQTTFPTLLEHRSRAAVESSSEYVLLSVLHHLLEGQCNPDLRLLGCAVLVPRCEGGRARRPCRHVCEALRDACQPAFDAIDMAWPYFLDCGRYFVGQEEGCYNPLEKLRGGLDVVEEALPSGHPPTFLRFTHHSYAQMVRVLKQTAARCTHIAKTYSIGRSFDGRELLVIEFSSLPGQHELMEPEVKLIGNIHGNEVAGREMLIYLAQYLCSEYLLGSARIQRLLNTTRVHLLPSMNPDGYEVAAAEGAGYNGWTSGRQNAQNLDLNRNFPDLTSEYYRLASARSMRSGRVAIPQHYWWGKVAPETKAIMKWMRTIPFVLSASLHGGDLVVSYPFDFSKHPQEEKMFSPTPDEKMFKLLAKAYADVHPMMMDKSENRCGGNFLKKGSVINGADWYSFTGGMSDFNYLHSNCFEITVELGCVKFPAEEALYTIWQHNKEPLLNFVEMVHRGIKGVVMDKFGKPVKNARILVKGIRHDITTAPDGDYWRLLPPGSHIVIAQAPGYAKVIKKVTIPARMKSAGRVDFILQPLRIGPKTFLLGPRRSWPGGAGPHREPEDPSQEALGARRQPAAGGSKPWWWSYFTSLGQHQPRWLLKY; translated from the exons ATGCGGACCCCGCCGCCGCCGCTTCTCTTCGCGATGCTGGTCCTCGCCGCCGCCCGGCCCTGGTGCGAGCCCAACACGGACGCCGCGG GTGGATGCCCCGGGAGAGCAGCTGCGGACAGCG ctacaTGCGTGGACCTGCAGCTCCAGACCTGCAGCGACGCCTCCTACAACCAGACGACCTTCCCCACGCTGCTGGAGCACCGGTCCCGGGCGGCGGTGGAGTCCAGCTCCGAGTACGTCCTGCTGAGCGTCCTGCACCACCTTCTGGAGGGCCAGTGCAACCCGGACCTGCGCCTGCTGGGCTGTGCCGTGCTGGTCCCACGGTGTGAGGGCGGCCGGGCGCGCAGGCCCTGCCGGCATGTCTGCGAGGCGCTGCGGGACGCCTGTCAGCCCGCCTTTGACGCCATCGACATGGCGTGGCCCTACTTCCTTGACTGCGGCCGCTACTTCGTGGGCCAGGAGGAAGGCTGCTACAACCCCCTGGAGAAGCTGCGAG GAGGCCTGGACGTCGTCGAGGAGGCGCTGCCCTCGGGCCACCCGCCAACCTTCCTTCGCTTCACCCACCACTCCTATGCCCAGATGGTACGCGTGCTGAAGCAGACGGCGGCCCGCTGCACCCACATAGCCAAGACCTACAGCATCGGGCGCAGCTTCGACGGCCGGGAGCTGCTGGTCATCGAGTTCTCGAGCCTGCCTGGCCAGCACGAGCTGA TGGAGCCCGAGGTGAAGCTCATCGGCAACATCCATGGCAATGAGGTGGCGGGCAGGGAGATGCTCATCTACTTGGCCCAGTACCTGTGCTCTGAGTACCTGCTGGGCAGTGCCCGCATCCAGCGCCTGCTCAACACCACCCGCGTCCACCTGCTGCCCTCCATGAACCCCGACGGCTATGAGGTGGCGGCCGCCGAG GGTGCCGGCTACAACGGGTGGACGAGCGGGAGGCAGAACGCACAGAACCTGGACCTGAACCGCAACTTCCCCGACCTGACGTCCGAGTACTACCGCCTGGCCTCGGCCCGCAGCATGCGCAGTGGCCGCGTCGCCATCCCACAGCACTACTGGTGGGGTAAG GTGGCCCCTGAGACGAAGGCAATAATGAAGTGGATGAGGACCATCCCCTTCGTGCTCTCCGCCAGCCTCCACGGGGGCGACCTTGTGGTGTCCTATCCCTTTGACTTCTCCAAGCATCCCCAGGAGGAGAAGATGTTTTCCCCCACGCCTGACGAGAAG ATGTTCAAGTTGCTGGCCAAAGCCTACGCCGACGTGCACCCCATGATGATGGACAAGTCGGAGAACAGGTGTGGGGGGAACTTCCTGAAGAAGGGCAGCGTTATCAACGGGGCGGACTGGTACAGCTTCACAGGAG GCATGTCCGACTTCAACTACCTACACAGCAACTGCTTCGAGATCACAGTGGAGCTGGGCTGCGTCAAGTTCCCGGCCGAGGAGGCCCTCTATACCATCTGGCAGCACAATAAAGAGCCGCTCCTGAACTTCGTGGAGATG GTGCACCGGGGCATCAAAGGCGTGGTGATGGACAAATTTGGCAAGCCGGTCAAAAACGCCCGGATCTTAGTCAAGGGCATCCGCCACGACATCACCACCG CCCCAGATGGTGACTACTGGAGACTGCTGCCCCCAGGGTCCCACATTGTCATCGCTCAAGCCCCTGGCTATGCCAAGGTCATCAAGAAAGTCACCATCCCTGCCCGGATGAAGAGTGCCGGCCGTGTGGACTTCATTCTCCAGCCGCTAAGGATCGGACCCAAAACGTTCCTTCTCGGGCCACGGAGAAGTTGGCCTGGAGGTGCTGGCCCACACAGGGAGCCCGAGGACCCCAGCCAGGAGGCCCTGGGGGCCCGGAGACAGCCCGCGGCCGGCGGCAGCAAGCCCTGGTGGTGGTCCTACTTCACGTCGCTTGGCCAGCACCAGCCGCGCTGGCTGCTCAAGTACTAG
- the CPZ gene encoding carboxypeptidase Z isoform X2: MRTPPPPLLFAMLVLAAARPWCEPNTDAAATCVDLQLQTCSDASYNQTTFPTLLEHRSRAAVESSSEYVLLSVLHHLLEGQCNPDLRLLGCAVLVPRCEGGRARRPCRHVCEALRDACQPAFDAIDMAWPYFLDCGRYFVGQEEGCYNPLEKLRGGLDVVEEALPSGHPPTFLRFTHHSYAQMVRVLKQTAARCTHIAKTYSIGRSFDGRELLVIEFSSLPGQHELMEPEVKLIGNIHGNEVAGREMLIYLAQYLCSEYLLGSARIQRLLNTTRVHLLPSMNPDGYEVAAAEGAGYNGWTSGRQNAQNLDLNRNFPDLTSEYYRLASARSMRSGRVAIPQHYWWGKVAPETKAIMKWMRTIPFVLSASLHGGDLVVSYPFDFSKHPQEEKMFSPTPDEKMFKLLAKAYADVHPMMMDKSENRCGGNFLKKGSVINGADWYSFTGGMSDFNYLHSNCFEITVELGCVKFPAEEALYTIWQHNKEPLLNFVEMVHRGIKGVVMDKFGKPVKNARILVKGIRHDITTAPDGDYWRLLPPGSHIVIAQAPGYAKVIKKVTIPARMKSAGRVDFILQPLRIGPKTFLLGPRRSWPGGAGPHREPEDPSQEALGARRQPAAGGSKPWWWSYFTSLGQHQPRWLLKY, from the exons ATGCGGACCCCGCCGCCGCCGCTTCTCTTCGCGATGCTGGTCCTCGCCGCCGCCCGGCCCTGGTGCGAGCCCAACACGGACGCCGCGG ctacaTGCGTGGACCTGCAGCTCCAGACCTGCAGCGACGCCTCCTACAACCAGACGACCTTCCCCACGCTGCTGGAGCACCGGTCCCGGGCGGCGGTGGAGTCCAGCTCCGAGTACGTCCTGCTGAGCGTCCTGCACCACCTTCTGGAGGGCCAGTGCAACCCGGACCTGCGCCTGCTGGGCTGTGCCGTGCTGGTCCCACGGTGTGAGGGCGGCCGGGCGCGCAGGCCCTGCCGGCATGTCTGCGAGGCGCTGCGGGACGCCTGTCAGCCCGCCTTTGACGCCATCGACATGGCGTGGCCCTACTTCCTTGACTGCGGCCGCTACTTCGTGGGCCAGGAGGAAGGCTGCTACAACCCCCTGGAGAAGCTGCGAG GAGGCCTGGACGTCGTCGAGGAGGCGCTGCCCTCGGGCCACCCGCCAACCTTCCTTCGCTTCACCCACCACTCCTATGCCCAGATGGTACGCGTGCTGAAGCAGACGGCGGCCCGCTGCACCCACATAGCCAAGACCTACAGCATCGGGCGCAGCTTCGACGGCCGGGAGCTGCTGGTCATCGAGTTCTCGAGCCTGCCTGGCCAGCACGAGCTGA TGGAGCCCGAGGTGAAGCTCATCGGCAACATCCATGGCAATGAGGTGGCGGGCAGGGAGATGCTCATCTACTTGGCCCAGTACCTGTGCTCTGAGTACCTGCTGGGCAGTGCCCGCATCCAGCGCCTGCTCAACACCACCCGCGTCCACCTGCTGCCCTCCATGAACCCCGACGGCTATGAGGTGGCGGCCGCCGAG GGTGCCGGCTACAACGGGTGGACGAGCGGGAGGCAGAACGCACAGAACCTGGACCTGAACCGCAACTTCCCCGACCTGACGTCCGAGTACTACCGCCTGGCCTCGGCCCGCAGCATGCGCAGTGGCCGCGTCGCCATCCCACAGCACTACTGGTGGGGTAAG GTGGCCCCTGAGACGAAGGCAATAATGAAGTGGATGAGGACCATCCCCTTCGTGCTCTCCGCCAGCCTCCACGGGGGCGACCTTGTGGTGTCCTATCCCTTTGACTTCTCCAAGCATCCCCAGGAGGAGAAGATGTTTTCCCCCACGCCTGACGAGAAG ATGTTCAAGTTGCTGGCCAAAGCCTACGCCGACGTGCACCCCATGATGATGGACAAGTCGGAGAACAGGTGTGGGGGGAACTTCCTGAAGAAGGGCAGCGTTATCAACGGGGCGGACTGGTACAGCTTCACAGGAG GCATGTCCGACTTCAACTACCTACACAGCAACTGCTTCGAGATCACAGTGGAGCTGGGCTGCGTCAAGTTCCCGGCCGAGGAGGCCCTCTATACCATCTGGCAGCACAATAAAGAGCCGCTCCTGAACTTCGTGGAGATG GTGCACCGGGGCATCAAAGGCGTGGTGATGGACAAATTTGGCAAGCCGGTCAAAAACGCCCGGATCTTAGTCAAGGGCATCCGCCACGACATCACCACCG CCCCAGATGGTGACTACTGGAGACTGCTGCCCCCAGGGTCCCACATTGTCATCGCTCAAGCCCCTGGCTATGCCAAGGTCATCAAGAAAGTCACCATCCCTGCCCGGATGAAGAGTGCCGGCCGTGTGGACTTCATTCTCCAGCCGCTAAGGATCGGACCCAAAACGTTCCTTCTCGGGCCACGGAGAAGTTGGCCTGGAGGTGCTGGCCCACACAGGGAGCCCGAGGACCCCAGCCAGGAGGCCCTGGGGGCCCGGAGACAGCCCGCGGCCGGCGGCAGCAAGCCCTGGTGGTGGTCCTACTTCACGTCGCTTGGCCAGCACCAGCCGCGCTGGCTGCTCAAGTACTAG